The window TCCCAAGCACTGATAAACAAGGCAGCATCATGAAAGACGACGGCAGCATCATCTGTGTGGTTCGAGAAGATGGGAAAGCGCAAACCGGTGAGGCTCCCTTGGGGGTTCCCAATCTTACGGGAATTAGCACTGCCGACAAGTGGACTTCCTGTGTGCCTTGTGTGGCCTCTTGTGCTGTCATGGTTGGCCCTCCACACTCCGAGCGTTCATCAGCCTTCTGCCAAACTGAAGATCAGGCAACAGCCGACAAGAGCGTGGTCACCAAGCTGGACGATGTCATTCAGGTGAGATTGGAACCAAACATTCAAACTCCTTTAACTCTTCTCTTATGCAAAGCTAACATTATAATAATGATGGTGGAAGACTAATCTCTCATCTCTCTCCCTTGTTTGCTCACttgtgagagaagaggcactcaaacgCTTGCTTTTCATGACGTAAAAACCCTCCTTttatggacatgataccacctctgacccgcccTCACCTAGATGAGCTCACCCTGTGTGTACGCCCACCATGTTGTAAAAACAAGCAGGCTttgctgcacatcttaaaagaAAACTTGACATACTGAGAGCACACCAAATTGGGATCACTGGGACTAacttaaaatgaatgaaaaatactGTCTTTAACTTTGTAAGAGTCATTTCTGAAACAGTTGAGTATTCTTTTATATTTCAGCCATTCAATCAACTCAAGTCCGCCCTGGAAGTGAAACAGCCAACACAGAAGAGGTATGGAATGGAATTGATTGTTTAATCCGTGTGTCATTGACACTCTTGACTGTCCAGTCTGGATGTCCAACCACGGAGACAGTGTGACTGTGTCCCACGCGCTCAGAGGGCGGAGCTAAGCTTGCTGGCCCTGCAGTATCACATGTGCCGACGACACTGCTGGACTCTACAGCCTCCGGGAAACACCACTCATCCGCTGTAAGATTGTTTCCTTGTCCTTCCATGAAGATGCATGTGTAAGATGTAATCATGTGTGCTGGCTTTCTCACACCCCCACTATGGTTGAGAGTATTTTCTCATCTCCTTGTAGGCAAACGGTGCGATCTGCCAACATTGTGGCTACTCTGCAAAAACTTGAATGTGACTACAATCAGATGAGAGATAAGATCCTGGCGGGCGTTCACCTGAAGCATCTCAAGCCTTTGTCTGTTTACTGCGACAGGACGACTTCCATCCCTGTAATGTCCAAGGAATGATCGAGTATGAGTCCAGTGGATGCACTCATCCTCTCTTACTGTTTTTTAGATGCTTGATGTTCTGAAGGGTGTGTCACCGGGGTATGTTGGCACATGTTCTTGCACCTTTGCCATACGATACTACTATTGCTACTGCCACCTCTGtatgaatgttgtttttttaccttgTTTTATTGAATTGGAAGGAGATCTCAGATGGCACAGGAAGAGGAACCACCGAATGAACACAGCAGCAGCCAGGTAATGTGCTGTATCTGTATTGCCTTGTCAGAAAGCTGAAATGACAGCGCGTGCCTTGTGCGCTCCCCAGGATGCTCCCAGAAAGGTGAGCGTGGGTCAGCGGATCAAAACAGACAGCGCCAAGTCAAGGAGCACCTGCACACATGTCTCCTGGGACAACGGTGCCAAACACTCTTGTAGAAACAATTGTTTGACATTTATTTCTTGATTTGAGTCATGTGTCCTCACTTGTGGTCAGTAGGTGGGTGCAAAGAGCTGAACACAGGCGAGGTGTGGTACGATGCCGAGGAAGACCCTTTTCCAACTTCTAGCGTGGAACGGCCAGGAGAGATGTCAAAAGGTAAGACGTGTCGTGTGCACCAGCTGCTATTACTAGCCCTTACTCAATGTTAACAAACACAGGCTTGGTCAACAAGGAGATCATGGCGTCGGTCAGGGCTCCTAACCCATCCTGCAATGTGACGGAGGTGAGTCATGGCTTGTTTGAGTGCACTGCTTCAGTCAGTCCAGTGGGAGTTTGTTTGAGGCCAGCAGGGGGTGGTGTTGGTCTTACATGAGGTACTGTTTCAATTTCCACTCAAATGTCTTACTTAAAAGCCAGAAATAATGTTCTCTGTCCTCTACAGGTAGCCACTCGTCCTCCACTTGGCCAGTTAGGCTCAGTGATCAGCAGCACGCCCACCCCAGGAGTAACCTTCGTGCCCCAATGCTTTTGGACCATGAGCGGCTTTGACACCCTGATGGCAGAACTGACCCGCTTCCACCCGAACGTGGGGAGGAAGAGGATCGCGGGCACTTTGAAGGAGCTGTGGGACACGTACCAGGATGCCCTCTGTCCCCTGCCCCTCAGCACCATCACACAGATGGCCTCTGACCTCCTGATAAGGCCTGCCAATGCAACGCAAGCTGGAGGTAACAGCAGCTGATGCCTGAATTTCTGTTCAAAGACTAATTGACGTTAGGTGTTAAAAACCACAGTaactcatttttttccttttaaaaatgttgctggAAGGAATTCATTTGAACTGgtcttttgttttagttttttttttttttttttacaaagatgcACGCTGTGTAATGCTTGCAGTTGTACTCCATAATGTGGCATATTTGGCAATGATGAGGGTTTTTGTTTTCCCAGAGTCTGCCTGCagtattttttgtcattccactgggatgtgtttaaaaggCCTACAGTTTGATTTTGGTTGCATTGCAATTAAAAATGAGAATCAAGGAAGTATTTTTTTCTCAGTTTGTTTTAAAACAGGTGTATGATAGCGTTTGAAAATGAACAATAGTTAAAACAATGGAAATAATGTAGTGTGTACGCCAAGCCTCTAGGTGGCGGTGCTGCTTTGTAAAGAACACGACACGTGGGAGTACCGGTTTGTTGTACGACACAATCGTATTTGCAATACTCAGTGATTTGTATGAATAAAGAATTTGCTGAGTAACGTGTACATGGTGAAAGTGTACACTTTACCGTAGAAAGTACATACAGATACACACATCTGCCGTTACTGGGAAGTCGCGCATGCGTAGACGGGGCACGTCCAATTGATGGACACTATTTtgatccactttttttttttttttataattgatTTTAAATAGTCAGCGAAAACAGTAAAGCAACAAACAGTGGAATTAAGGCTGAGCTTCCAGACTTTAGCCTGGATGGAGTCCTCCATTAGGGGTCAGCACGGTCCCGCTGGCCGAGTTCAACAACTCGAAGGGCGGAGACTCCCAGCTGCGACGATGAGCAAAAAGTGAGGACGATCAAGTTTGGAAATGTTGAGAATCTTCTCGTCTTCGACGCCTTGTATTACCAACGTGTAGACCGCCGAAGACCGCTGAGGCCCACGTCGAGTCCACGCAGCGGTTCGCCTGCTGCCGGCATGGCCACAGCACAAAGACCGACGAGCGGATCAAACAATGGCAACCTGCCGCTGACGTGCACGACTCGTCGCGATGAGGTGGTGTCACCCGTGGAGCAACCGAACCCGAACCAATCGTGAGAGTTTTGATGGTTGAGTGAGAGGAACTCTTCGAGTCCGAATAGAGAGCTACACGTCTGTGCTTGCGTGAGGAGGAGGATTGCACTGTCAACAGCCGAGCGTCGCCATGTGCAGCCGGGCTACGCGCTGGTGGAGTGCCGCTGCGTGCTTCTGGATGCTAACACTCCTACACACCTCCACAGGtaacaacacgcacacacagtgttcCATTCCAATGCAGTACTCTTTAATCATTTCATATATCACCGTATGGAGCTGCAGGGGAGGatgaaacaattctaaatggtGACCATGTGGAATACATGGCTGTAGATAACAACAATGTACCTCACAAGGCACCTGTGTATGATCGTGTGGCTTAGTCGAATTAGCGTTGTTTTTACATATCTTAATAATATGAAACAGTCCGAATACAATagtgcatgggtgtccaaagcggGCACTTGGGGGCcattataaaaacataattcAATATGAAATCTAAAAACaattacagcaaaaatgaaaacatcagtttcattttgcaagaataaagaagCGATGGTGAGGAAGCGAATGCCATTTTGGTAACacagttgaaacattaaagaaagatGTTCTTTTTAATGTcgtatgaaaaacaaagaagaaagttgtcattttttttaaacgaggCTGCGGAAAAACTTATGTTCTGACTAGTCAAACtattgtggaaataaagtcataattatgaaaaggaaatttgcaagaaaaagtagaaatagttggaaaatgttaattaaaaaaatagcagcagaaatgaaaaaacagctgtaattgtatGAGAATGAAGGCAAAATCTGAGGAGGAAAAAGTTGTGTTCTCACAAGAAAAATctcaattttaggagaataaataggtaatatgagtaaaatatcattttagttgcatacatttgaaacaagagaaaatacataaagaaaatatgtaaataGTTTTACAAGTTGCAACATGaggaacaaaataaagttgtcatttttggaaaatgaggttgggtaaaagttatcttatggaaataaagtacaaatgtgATGGGAATGAAGtgataacattatgagaagattctttaagaagaaaggtgaaacaTTTGGAAgactaaaaaaaactgcaaaaatatgaaaattcaTGGCAAGGTTGCATCCTTTGATATTAGACCATGTGCCCCCCACTCTAGCGGTTCAGAATGTGGTGGAATGATCCATGAGGCCTAAAAATGGCTGACGTTGACTTTTATACTGGGTAGCAGCGCTAGGTGTCATTTCTTCACCTTTTAATGTCATTTGCAGGCCACAGTATGAAAGAATATCATTGGTACTGTTTATGTTTGCCCCCCCCCAGGTGCAAATGTGTGTATGATTGGCAGCGCTACTTCCTGTGAAGAATGTCTCCTCATCCACCCCAGTTGTGCCTGGTGTACACAAGAGGTAGACACTTCCTGCTGTTCCTGTGCTGATTGCATGCTCCTTGGTGCttaccttgttttttttgcaggactTTGGGAGGGGGCACACCCTGACTTCCCGCTGCGACTTATTCCACAATTTGCACAAGCGAGGCTGCGAGAGCCGCTTCATGGAATACCCGACTAACAGCATGACGGTCCAGCAGAACATGCCTCTGAGCTCTAAAGGGTCCGGCTACACGCAGTATGACGTGGTCCAGATGAGTCCTCAGAGGATCTCCATCAGCTTGCGACCAGGTGAGCGACTCCCGCCTTTTCCTGCTGAGCGGAGCGGCTAACTCCATCACGTCCATCTCGTGCAGGACAGCAGACGTGGTTTGACCTGCAGGTGCGCCAGGTGGAGGATTACCCGGTCGACCTCTACTACCTGATGGACCTATCCCTTTCCATGAAGGACGACCTGGACACCATCCGTAATCTGGGCACCAAGCTGGCCAAGGAGATGGGCCAGCTCACCAGCAACTTCAGGATGGGCTTTGGCTCCTTCGTGGACAAGAACCTGTCACCCTTCTCCTACACGGCACCCAAGTATCAGGAGAACCCGTGCAATGGGTAA is drawn from Dunckerocampus dactyliophorus isolate RoL2022-P2 chromosome 9, RoL_Ddac_1.1, whole genome shotgun sequence and contains these coding sequences:
- the rbm44 gene encoding RNA-binding protein 44 isoform X7 — translated: MYGFLHSVLPVLSADFALPRDFLPCRHRSLQPAAMFAQSWYYLPGEPELRPIERSSFSEETIKFFLQRSLYDFVLSHPKITLTDPRLTDWYLCWSTKYKQVIQDEGGLYEFVQTHPGIELLFPHICLKRNIGGHAAMPNWKCKQQTSGARSTFGGIGTASTHQASYVEPRPPHRRQLHDPLLTQLGVATPALVEWWDPVRPLAGFPRDLDLLDRWHQSGHLRSQMSADGRCWTMSAEDSVRADCPPVEIQLRSEMYSLTGDEVKVSEHTSLSPKPGQVDTPMSVENEDLNDDTVVPSTDKQGSIMKDDGSIICVVREDGKAQTGEAPLGVPNLTGISTADKWTSCVPCVASCAVMVGPPHSERSSAFCQTEDQATADKSVVTKLDDVIQPFNQLKSALEVKQPTQKSLDVQPRRQCDCVPRAQRAELSLLALQYHMCRRHCWTLQPPGNTTHPLQTVRSANIVATLQKLECDYNQMRDKILAGVHLKHLKPLSVYCDRTTSIPMLDVLKGVSPGIGRRSQMAQEEEPPNEHSSSQDAPRKVSVGQRIKTDSAKSRSTCTHVSWDNVGGCKELNTGEVWYDAEEDPFPTSSVERPGEMSKGLVNKEIMASVRAPNPSCNVTEVATRPPLGQLGSVISSTPTPGVTFVPQCFWTMSGFDTLMAELTRFHPNVGRKRIAGTLKELWDTYQDALCPLPLSTITQMASDLLIRPANATQAGGNSS
- the rbm44 gene encoding RNA-binding protein 44 isoform X1 produces the protein MLAVSHCNINSNGFSLLIQSAALIGRKKDTRCLDHSPSESECMDFFTPFCPCYPLTLPYRVTSFRAGIDRSNLPPCLHNPDLPGEPELRPIERSSFSEETIKFFLQRSLYDFVLSHPKITLTDPRLTDWYLCWSTKYKQVIQDEGGLYEFVQTHPGIELLFPHICLKRNIGGHAAMPNWKCKQQTSGARSTFGGIGTASTHQASYVEPRPPHRRQLHDPLLTQLGVATPALVEWWDPVRPLAGFPRDLDLLDRWHQSGHLRSQMSADGRCWTMSAEDSVRADCPPVEIQLRSEMYSLTGDEVKVSEHTSLSPKPGQVDTPMSVENEDLNDDTVVPSTDKQGSIMKDDGSIICVVREDGKAQTGEAPLGVPNLTGISTADKWTSCVPCVASCAVMVGPPHSERSSAFCQTEDQATADKSVVTKLDDVIQPFNQLKSALEVKQPTQKSLDVQPRRQCDCVPRAQRAELSLLALQYHMCRRHCWTLQPPGNTTHPLQTVRSANIVATLQKLECDYNQMRDKILAGVHLKHLKPLSVYCDRTTSIPMLDVLKGVSPGIGRRSQMAQEEEPPNEHSSSQDAPRKVSVGQRIKTDSAKSRSTCTHVSWDNVGGCKELNTGEVWYDAEEDPFPTSSVERPGEMSKGLVNKEIMASVRAPNPSCNVTEVATRPPLGQLGSVISSTPTPGVTFVPQCFWTMSGFDTLMAELTRFHPNVGRKRIAGTLKELWDTYQDALCPLPLSTITQMASDLLIRPANATQAGGNSS
- the rbm44 gene encoding RNA-binding protein 44 isoform X9, producing the protein MLAVSHCNINSNGFSLLIQSAALIGRKKDTRCLDHSPSESECMDFFTPFCPCYPLTLPYRVTSFRAGIDRSNLPPCLHNPDLPGEPELRPIERSSFSEETIKFFLQRSLYDFVLSHPKITLTDPRLTDWYLCWSTKYKQVIQDEGGLYEFVQTHPGIELLFPHICLKRNIGGHAAMPNWKCKQQTSGARSTFGGIGTASTHQASYVEPRPPHRRQLHDPLLTQLGVATPALVEWWDPVRPLAGFPRDLDLLDRWHQSGHLRSQMSADGRCWTMSAEDSVRADCPPVEIQLRSEMYSLTGDEVKVSEHTSLSPKPGQVDTPMSVENEDLNDDTVVPSTDKQGSIMKDDGSIICVVREDGKAQTGEAPLGVPNLTGISTADKWTSCVPCVASCAVMVGPPHSERSSAFCQTEDQATADKSVVTKLDDVIQPFNQLKSALEVKQPTQKSLDVQPRRQCDCVPRAQRAELSLLALQYHMCRRHCWTLQPPGNTTHPLQTVRSANIVATLQKLECDYNQMRDKILAGVHLKHLKPLSVYCDRTTSIPMLDVLKGVSPGIGRRSQMAQEEEPPNEHSSSQDAPRKVSVGQRIKTDSAKSRSTCTHVSWDNVGGCKELNTGEVWYDAEEDPFPTSSVERPGEMSKGSHSSSTWPVRLSDQQHAHPRSNLRAPMLLDHERL
- the rbm44 gene encoding RNA-binding protein 44 isoform X5, with amino-acid sequence MDFSSKNSFSLQHLDHSPSESECMDFFTPFCPCYPLTLPYRVTSFRAGIDRSNLPPCLHNPDLPGEPELRPIERSSFSEETIKFFLQRSLYDFVLSHPKITLTDPRLTDWYLCWSTKYKQVIQDEGGLYEFVQTHPGIELLFPHICLKRNIGGHAAMPNWKCKQQTSGARSTFGGIGTASTHQASYVEPRPPHRRQLHDPLLTQLGVATPALVEWWDPVRPLAGFPRDLDLLDRWHQSGHLRSQMSADGRCWTMSAEDSVRADCPPVEIQLRSEMYSLTGDEVKVSEHTSLSPKPGQVDTPMSVENEDLNDDTVVPSTDKQGSIMKDDGSIICVVREDGKAQTGEAPLGVPNLTGISTADKWTSCVPCVASCAVMVGPPHSERSSAFCQTEDQATADKSVVTKLDDVIQPFNQLKSALEVKQPTQKSLDVQPRRQCDCVPRAQRAELSLLALQYHMCRRHCWTLQPPGNTTHPLQTVRSANIVATLQKLECDYNQMRDKILAGVHLKHLKPLSVYCDRTTSIPMLDVLKGVSPGIGRRSQMAQEEEPPNEHSSSQDAPRKVSVGQRIKTDSAKSRSTCTHVSWDNVGGCKELNTGEVWYDAEEDPFPTSSVERPGEMSKGLVNKEIMASVRAPNPSCNVTEVATRPPLGQLGSVISSTPTPGVTFVPQCFWTMSGFDTLMAELTRFHPNVGRKRIAGTLKELWDTYQDALCPLPLSTITQMASDLLIRPANATQAGGNSS
- the rbm44 gene encoding RNA-binding protein 44 isoform X8, yielding MDFFTPFCPCYPLTLPYRVTSFRAGIDRSNLPPCLHNPDLPGEPELRPIERSSFSEETIKFFLQRSLYDFVLSHPKITLTDPRLTDWYLCWSTKYKQVIQDEGGLYEFVQTHPGIELLFPHICLKRNIGGHAAMPNWKCKQQTSGARSTFGGIGTASTHQASYVEPRPPHRRQLHDPLLTQLGVATPALVEWWDPVRPLAGFPRDLDLLDRWHQSGHLRSQMSADGRCWTMSAEDSVRADCPPVEIQLRSEMYSLTGDEVKVSEHTSLSPKPGQVDTPMSVENEDLNDDTVVPSTDKQGSIMKDDGSIICVVREDGKAQTGEAPLGVPNLTGISTADKWTSCVPCVASCAVMVGPPHSERSSAFCQTEDQATADKSVVTKLDDVIQPFNQLKSALEVKQPTQKSLDVQPRRQCDCVPRAQRAELSLLALQYHMCRRHCWTLQPPGNTTHPLQTVRSANIVATLQKLECDYNQMRDKILAGVHLKHLKPLSVYCDRTTSIPMLDVLKGVSPGIGRRSQMAQEEEPPNEHSSSQDAPRKVSVGQRIKTDSAKSRSTCTHVSWDNVGGCKELNTGEVWYDAEEDPFPTSSVERPGEMSKGLVNKEIMASVRAPNPSCNVTEVATRPPLGQLGSVISSTPTPGVTFVPQCFWTMSGFDTLMAELTRFHPNVGRKRIAGTLKELWDTYQDALCPLPLSTITQMASDLLIRPANATQAGGNSS
- the rbm44 gene encoding RNA-binding protein 44 isoform X2: MLAVSHCNINSNGFSLLIQSAALIGRKKDTRCLDHSPSESECMDFFTPFCPCYPLTLPYRVTSFRAGIDRSNLPPCLHNPDLPGEPELRPIERSSFSEETIKFFLQRSLYDFVLSHPKITLTDPRLTDWYLCWSTKYKQVIQDEGGLYEFVQTHPGIELLFPHICLKRNIGGHAAMPNWKCKQQTSGARSTFGGIGTASTHQASYVEPRPPHRRQLHDPLLTQLGVATPALVEWWDPVRPLAGFPRDLDLLDRWHQSGHLRSQMSADGRCWTMSAEDSVRADCPPVEIQLRSEMYSLTGDEVKVSEHTSLSPKPGQVDTPMSVENEDLNDDTVVPSTDKQGSIMKDDGSIICVVREDGKAQTGEAPLGVPNLTGISTADKWTSCVPCVASCAVMVGPPHSERSSAFCQTEDQATADKSVVTKLDDVIQPFNQLKSALEVKQPTQKSLDVQPRRQCDCVPRAQRAELSLLALQYHMCRRHCWTLQPPGNTTHPLQTVRSANIVATLQKLECDYNQMRDKILAGVHLKHLKPLSVYCDRTTSIPMLDVLKGVSPGIGRRSQMAQEEEPPNEHSSSQDAPRKVSVGQRIKTDSAKSRSTCTHVSWDNGGCKELNTGEVWYDAEEDPFPTSSVERPGEMSKGLVNKEIMASVRAPNPSCNVTEVATRPPLGQLGSVISSTPTPGVTFVPQCFWTMSGFDTLMAELTRFHPNVGRKRIAGTLKELWDTYQDALCPLPLSTITQMASDLLIRPANATQAGGNSS
- the rbm44 gene encoding RNA-binding protein 44 isoform X4 yields the protein MLAVSHCNINSNGFSLLIQSAALIGRKKDTRCLDHSPSESECMDFFTPFCPCYPLTLPYRVTSFRAGIDRSNLPPCLHNPDLPGEPELRPIERSSFSEETIKFFLQRSLYDFVLSHPKITLTDPRLTDWYLCWSTKYKQVIQDEGGLYEFVQTHPGIELLFPHICLKRNIGGHAAMPNWKCKQQTSGARSTFGGIGTASTHQASYVEPRPPHRRQLHLGVATPALVEWWDPVRPLAGFPRDLDLLDRWHQSGHLRSQMSADGRCWTMSAEDSVRADCPPVEIQLRSEMYSLTGDEVKVSEHTSLSPKPGQVDTPMSVENEDLNDDTVVPSTDKQGSIMKDDGSIICVVREDGKAQTGEAPLGVPNLTGISTADKWTSCVPCVASCAVMVGPPHSERSSAFCQTEDQATADKSVVTKLDDVIQPFNQLKSALEVKQPTQKSLDVQPRRQCDCVPRAQRAELSLLALQYHMCRRHCWTLQPPGNTTHPLQTVRSANIVATLQKLECDYNQMRDKILAGVHLKHLKPLSVYCDRTTSIPMLDVLKGVSPGIGRRSQMAQEEEPPNEHSSSQDAPRKVSVGQRIKTDSAKSRSTCTHVSWDNVGGCKELNTGEVWYDAEEDPFPTSSVERPGEMSKGLVNKEIMASVRAPNPSCNVTEVATRPPLGQLGSVISSTPTPGVTFVPQCFWTMSGFDTLMAELTRFHPNVGRKRIAGTLKELWDTYQDALCPLPLSTITQMASDLLIRPANATQAGGNSS
- the rbm44 gene encoding RNA-binding protein 44 isoform X3, translated to MLAVSHCNINSNGFSLLIQSAALIGRKKDTRCLDHSPSESECMDFFTPFCPCYPLTLPYRVTSFRAGIDRSNLPPCLHNPDLPGEPELRPIERSSFSEETIKFFLQRSLYDFVLSHPKITLTDPRLTDWYLCWSTKYKQVIQDEGGLYEFVQTHPGIELLFPHICLKRNIGGHAAMPNWKCKQQTSGARSTFGGIGTASTHQASYVEPRPPHRRQLHDPLLTQLGVATPALVEWWDPVRPLAGFPRDLDLLDRWHQSGHLRSQMSADGRCWTMSAEDSVRADCPPVEIQLRSEMYSLTGDEVKVSEHTSLSPKPGQVDTPMSVENEDLNDDTVVPSTDKQGSIMKDDGSIICVVREDGKAQTGEAPLGVPNLTGISTADKWTSCVPCVASCAVMVGPPHSERSSAFCQTEDQATADKSVVTKLDDVIQPFNQLKSALEVKQPTQKSLDVQPRRQCDCVPRAQRAELSLLALQYHMCRRHCWTLQPPGNTTHPLQTVRSANIVATLQKLECDYNQMRDKILAGVHLKHLKPLSVYCDRTTSIPMLDVLKGVSPGRSQMAQEEEPPNEHSSSQDAPRKVSVGQRIKTDSAKSRSTCTHVSWDNVGGCKELNTGEVWYDAEEDPFPTSSVERPGEMSKGLVNKEIMASVRAPNPSCNVTEVATRPPLGQLGSVISSTPTPGVTFVPQCFWTMSGFDTLMAELTRFHPNVGRKRIAGTLKELWDTYQDALCPLPLSTITQMASDLLIRPANATQAGGNSS
- the rbm44 gene encoding RNA-binding protein 44 isoform X10, whose protein sequence is MLAVSHCNINSNGFSLLIQSAALIGRKKDTRCLDHSPSESECMDFFTPFCPCYPLTLPYRVTSFRAGIDRSNLPPCLHNPDLPGEPELRPIERSSFSEETIKFFLQRSLYDFVLSHPKITLTDPRLTDWYLCWSTKYKQVIQDEGGLYEFVQTHPGIELLFPHICLKRNIGGHAAMPNWKCKQQTSGARSTFGGIGTASTHQASYVEPRPPHRRQLHDPLLTQLGVATPALVEWWDPVRPLAGFPRDLDLLDRWHQSGHLRSQMSADGRCWTMSAEDSVRADCPPVEIQLRSEMYSLTGDEVKVSEHTSLSPKPGQVDTPMSVENEDLNDDTVVPSTDKQGSIMKDDGSIICVVREDGKAQTGEAPLGVPNLTGISTADKWTSCVPCVASCAVMVGPPHSERSSAFCQTEDQATADKSVVTKLDDVIQPFNQLKSALEVKQPTQKSLDVQPRRQCDCVPRAQRAELSLLALQYHMCRRHCWTLQPPGNTTHPLQTVRSANIVATLQKLECDYNQMRDKILAGVHLKHLKPLSVYCDRTTSIPMLDVLKGVSPGIGRRSQMAQEEEPPNEHSSSQDAPRKVSVGQRIKTDSAKSRSTCTHVSWDNGGCKELNTGEVWYDAEEDPFPTSSVERPGEMSKGSHSSSTWPVRLSDQQHAHPRSNLRAPMLLDHERL
- the rbm44 gene encoding RNA-binding protein 44 isoform X6; amino-acid sequence: MNHLDHSPSESECMDFFTPFCPCYPLTLPYRVTSFRAGIDRSNLPPCLHNPDLPGEPELRPIERSSFSEETIKFFLQRSLYDFVLSHPKITLTDPRLTDWYLCWSTKYKQVIQDEGGLYEFVQTHPGIELLFPHICLKRNIGGHAAMPNWKCKQQTSGARSTFGGIGTASTHQASYVEPRPPHRRQLHDPLLTQLGVATPALVEWWDPVRPLAGFPRDLDLLDRWHQSGHLRSQMSADGRCWTMSAEDSVRADCPPVEIQLRSEMYSLTGDEVKVSEHTSLSPKPGQVDTPMSVENEDLNDDTVVPSTDKQGSIMKDDGSIICVVREDGKAQTGEAPLGVPNLTGISTADKWTSCVPCVASCAVMVGPPHSERSSAFCQTEDQATADKSVVTKLDDVIQPFNQLKSALEVKQPTQKSLDVQPRRQCDCVPRAQRAELSLLALQYHMCRRHCWTLQPPGNTTHPLQTVRSANIVATLQKLECDYNQMRDKILAGVHLKHLKPLSVYCDRTTSIPMLDVLKGVSPGIGRRSQMAQEEEPPNEHSSSQDAPRKVSVGQRIKTDSAKSRSTCTHVSWDNVGGCKELNTGEVWYDAEEDPFPTSSVERPGEMSKGLVNKEIMASVRAPNPSCNVTEVATRPPLGQLGSVISSTPTPGVTFVPQCFWTMSGFDTLMAELTRFHPNVGRKRIAGTLKELWDTYQDALCPLPLSTITQMASDLLIRPANATQAGGNSS